A stretch of the Selenomonas ruminantium subsp. lactilytica TAM6421 genome encodes the following:
- a CDS encoding YciI family protein: protein MFIINQTLKAEKIPAGKGEELFKQHVAWFTKHFEAGNFILVGPYTDKEMAGIMISPAESKEAVEKILQEDVYYADGLADYEVRSFTAGKVAANFAEFAGR from the coding sequence ATGTTTATCATCAATCAGACGCTCAAGGCAGAAAAAATTCCTGCGGGAAAGGGCGAAGAACTCTTTAAGCAGCATGTGGCATGGTTCACCAAGCATTTTGAAGCCGGTAATTTTATTCTGGTCGGGCCTTATACCGATAAGGAAATGGCCGGTATCATGATTTCTCCAGCTGAATCCAAAGAAGCGGTGGAGAAGATCCTGCAGGAAGATGTGTATTATGCAGATGGCCTAGCTGACTATGAAGTCCGGTCTTTCACCGCAGGCAAGGTAGCAGCAAATTTTGCAGAATTTGCAGGCCGGTGA